One Pieris brassicae chromosome 11, ilPieBrab1.1, whole genome shotgun sequence DNA window includes the following coding sequences:
- the LOC123716566 gene encoding melanization protease 1-like: protein MSYRPQQKIFNMIKKLFFCVLVLHICAVLGHGIDTRHKFDTRSGTNKDHLLPETCGSISENRIFGGQYANLYEFPWMALISYSTGSGPQFQCSGTIINSKYILTAAHCVVGKNILGVRMGEFDISTYEDCQYGPGLSPVCENHIQDMPVEMAIPHSEYRSMPPTNDIALLRMEGDIDFSFANVEPICLPITPELQNTVLDHKTGTVAGWGMTETGRVATKLMKVDYSVNSNSDCKMYFRNILNQYPKAQWNETMKNQFCGGESGKDSCIGDSGGPFMIKDSYKDVSRYVQYGVVSHGPKTCGSDTPSYYTDVTKYINWILDNITD from the exons ATGTCGTATAGACCACAACAGAAAATTTTTAACatgataaaaaagttatttttttgtgtgttagtGCTACATATATGTGCCGTTTTGGGACATG GCATTGATACGAGACATAAGTTTGACACCAGGAGCGGAACCAACAAAGATCATCTTCTACCAGAAACGTGTGGAAGTATTTCGGAAAATCGTATCTTTGGAGGTCAATACGCTAATCTCTACGAATTCCCTTGGATGGCCCTTATCTCTTATAGTACAG GGAGTGGTCCGCAATTCCAATGTTCAGGGACGATTATTAACTCAAAATACATCTTGACAGCTGCTCACTGTGTTGTcggcaaaaatattttaggtgtGAGGATGGGAGAATTCGACATCAGTACCTATGAAGACTGCCAGTATGGACCTGGCTTATCCCCTGTCTGTGAGAACCATATTCAG GACATGCCTGTAGAAATGGCAATACCCCATAGCGAGTATCGCTCGATGCCACCGACAAATGACATTGCTTTGCTGAGAATGGAAGGCGATATCGACTTTAGTTTTG CTAATGTTGAACCAATTTGTCTACCAATAACGCCTGAACTTCAAAATACAGTTTTGGACCATAAGACTGGTACAGTGGCTGGCTGGGGAATGACGGAAACTGGCAGAGTGGCGACAAAACTGATGAAAGTCGATTATTCTGTAAATTCCAACTCAGATTGCAAGATGTACTTCAGAAACATACTAAACCAATATCCTAAAGCACAATGGAATGAAACTATGAAGAATCAGTTTTGTGGAGGAGAATCAGGGAAAGACTCGTGCATTGGCGACTCTGGTGGTCCATTTATGATTAAAGACAGCTATAAAGATGTGAGCCGCTATGTCCAATATGGAGTCGTGTCTCATGGACCTAAGACATGCGGTTCTGATACACCAAGCTATTACACTGATGTaacgaaatatattaattggaTACTGGACAATATTACAGATTAG